In the genome of Palaemon carinicauda isolate YSFRI2023 chromosome 20, ASM3689809v2, whole genome shotgun sequence, one region contains:
- the LOC137659824 gene encoding uncharacterized protein, protein MDLDDLMDKAIKLGMKTAEAEEFIAKQQAREDILAEREEKRFQLELAEKEKDRIFKLECLEREREEKEEVRKHELAKSELRNRGAIGGVDSKNVISSPKIPPFDEKIDEIDVYMNRFEKLAEYHKWGQNDYGTMLGTLLRGRALIVYCELDPAIARNYQELKAALLKAFQVNPQVYRKKFREGYIETNESFVQYSYRSRQNFDKWLQLADVNKSYDDVCDFMIMDQLLANSSRDLRTFLLERVCENSHEMALAADRHLIAHGITKRRNSKFKSDKCSKLGMQPKSDKVGADNLKTLQCHLCKEIGHITLHLPNNPGNFAQSKFSRIPKISIALASKEKHMNAIVDEKGSVFNKTVEVLFHTGCKTVVLNETLIPRRYLVMCLGPNFKFHSTPVDASNIYDILPANIEKYKHIIHEHAQLQEMRIKTLQHKLTLHQIVFMVLCFEWNISKLWS, encoded by the exons ATGGATCTTGATGATTTGATGGATAAGGCTATTAAGCTTGGTATGAAAACTGCTGAAGCTGAGGAATTTATAGCAAAGCAACAGGCTAGAGAGGATATACTTgctgagagagaggagaaaaggtTTCAGTTAGAGTTGGCAGAAAAGGAGAAGGATAGGATTTTTAAATTGGAATGTCTTGAAAgagaaagggaggagaaggaggaagtcaGGAAACATGAGTTAGCCAAATCAGAGTTGAGAAATAGGGGGGCTATAGGTGGTGTAGATAGCAAGAATGTAATATCTTCGCCAAAAATTCCCCCCTTTGATGAGAAAATAGATGAAATTGATGTGTACATGAATAGATTTGAGAAATTAGCTGAATATCATAAATGGGGGCAGAATGACTATGGTACTATGTTAGGCACATTATTAAGGGGACGAGCTTTGATAGTGTACTGTGAACTTGACCCTGCTATTGCAAGAAATTATCAGGAATTGAAGGCAGCCTTATTGAAAGCGTTTCAGGTCAATCCTCAGGTATATCGAAAGAAATTTAGAGAAGGATATATTGAAACTAATGAAAGCTTTGTGCAGTATTCATATAGATCAAGACAGAATTTTGATAAGTGGTTGCAATTAGCGGATGTTAATAAATCTTATGATGATGTCTGTGATTTTATGATCATGGATCAGTTGTTGGCTAATAGTTCAAGGGATTTGCGAACTTTTCTTTTAGAAAGGGTTTGTGAAAATTCTCATGAAATGGCATTAGCTGCTGATAGGCATCTGATTGCTCACGGAATTACTAAACGTAGAAATTCTAAATTTAAGTCTGATAAATGTTCAAAGTTAGGAATGCAACCTAAATCTGATAAAGTGGGTGCTGATAATCTTAAAACATTGCAGTGCCACCTATGTAAAGAAATTGGACATATTACTTtacattt accaaatAATCCTGGTAATTTTGCTCAATCTAAATTTTCTAGAATTCCTAAGATCAGTATCGCACTAGCTAGTAAAGAAAAACACATGAATGCTATTGTGGATGAGAAAGGAAGTGTTTTTAACAAAACTGTAGAGGTCTTGTTTCATACTGGGTGTAAGACTGTTGTTCTTAACGAAACTTTGATTCCAAGACGTTATCTTG tAATGTGTTTAGGACCGAATTTCAAATTTCATTCCACTCCAGTTGATGCAAGCAACATCTATGACATACTGCCagcaaatattgaaaaatataaacacATTATTCATGAACATGCTCAGTTACAGGAAATGCGCATAAAAACTTTGCAACACAAGCTAACGCTGCATCAGATAGTTTTTATGGTTTTGTGTTTCGAATGGAATATAAGTAAACTGTGGTCATAG